In one Asterias amurensis chromosome 9, ASM3211899v1 genomic region, the following are encoded:
- the LOC139942097 gene encoding enhancer of mRNA-decapping protein 3-like, with translation MDQINFVGCMLSLDCGESLGTIHGVVTDVNKDKQTISLKKTFRNGAQCDVQEITILASDIRDLTILKSLDEENDPTGITSKPNTDSTQRNGTNSISYNSIPNNTKQNKPQTNGGGQRTPKKQERQQGNSNSRTPTKREDIPNHSSSGNKSAIYSGSHHSAFQRVQKDEVRDQGSEEEREVNEDKGRRQRYHSGNFEPNQKVRSSPRKVEGGQKQRRGAGVNARNAECFSAPVESYLSPDFDFDKSMKSFNKAAIFEEFASTMSSGDGKRKSKNIPHDEDIILDNIPTFVHDKGHGQVKCSSYTSESGVVVPAVTVDVIQRLFQAAEKLGLTTERRLEAGGVCIARMALHLIGGKTSPPSILVVCGPHLQGAQGINCARHLANHNANVSLFIPNFAKMPDVLMTELRLFKETGGFHVTSIKDLPEAPQDVIINALDSSYDTLLSKQPWHKSIVSWVDNNKASVLSIDPTLDHSVRSKWSVITALPLSYNNTNTGMLYLCDVGIPSKVFSMVGVDYVTPFRNKFVVLLHNR, from the exons atggATCAGATCAACTTTGTTGGGTGCATGCTGTCGTTGGACTGTGGTGAATCTCTTGGTACTATCCATGGTGTAGTAACAGACGTCAACAAAGACAAACAGACCATTTCACTGAAGAAGACGTTTAGAAATGGCGCCCAATGTGATGTCCAAGAAATAACAATCCT GGCTTCGGACATCAGGGATTTAACAATATTGAAATCTCTTGACGAGGAAAACGACCCAACAGGAATAACATCCAAACCCAACACGGACTCGACCCAAAGAAATGGCACAAATAGCATCAGCTATAACAGTATCCCAAACaatactaaacaaaacaaaccacaaactAACGGAGGCGGACAAAGAACGCCCAAGAAACAAGAGCGTCAACAAGGGAATTCAAACAGCCGGACACCCACCAAGAGAGAGGACATCCCAAATCATAGCAGCTCAGGTAATAAGTCAGCAATATACTCAGGCAGTCATCACTCGGCATTTCAGAGAGTCCAGAAGGATGAGGTCAGAGATCAAGGGTCAGAAGAAGAACGAGAGGTCAACGAGGACAAAGGAAGGAGACAAAGATACCATTCAG GCAATTTTGAGCCCAACCAGAAAGTCAGGTCATCTCCCCGCAAAGTGGAAGGCGGTCAGAAGCAGCGACGAGGTGCTGGAGTCAACGCAAGAAACGCAGAGTGTTTCAGCGCTCCTGTTGAGTCATACCTCTCCCCAGACTTTGACTTTGACAAGAGCATGAAGTCCTTTAACAAGGCTGCTATTTTTGAAGAATTTGCCTCGACGATGTCTAGCGGTGATGGCAAGAGGAAGTCTAAGAATATCCCCCATGATGAGGACATCATATTAGATAACATTCCAACGTTTGTTCATGATAAGGGGCACGGGCAAGTAAAGTGCTCTTCTTATACCTCAG AGTCTGGTGTGGTTGTTCCCGCTGTGACTGTTGATGTGATCCAGAGGTTATTCCAAGCAGCTGAGAAGCTTGGCTTGACTACCGAGAGGAGACTGGAGGCAGGAGGTGTTTGCATTGCTAGGATGGCTCTGCATCTCATCGGTGGCAAAACAAG CCCACCGTCTATTTTAGTGGTCTGCGGTCCACACCTCCAGGGTGCTCAGGGTATCAACTGCGCCCGCCACTTGGCCAATCACAACGCCAACGTCAGTCTTTTCATTCCTAACTTTGCCAAGATGCCTGACGTGCTGATGACAGAGCTCCGGTTATTCAAAGAGACTGGTGGATTCCACGTCACAAGTATTAAAG ATTTACCGGAAGCACCTCAGGATGTAATCATTAACGCCCTGGACAGCTCTTACGACACCTTGTTATCAAAGCAACCATGGCACAAGAGCATCGTCAGCTGGGTCGACAACAACAAGGCCTCAGTGTTGTCCATCGACCCAACCCTAGACCACAGTGTCAGGAGTAAGTGGTCGGTGATCACAGCGCTACCTCTGTCGTACAATAACACCAACACTGGTATGCTGTATCTCTGCGATGTTGGAATCCCAAGTAAAGTGTTCAGCATGGTCGGTGTTGACTACGTTACTCCCTTCAGAAATAAGTTTGTGGTTCTCCTCCACAATCGTTAG
- the LOC139941472 gene encoding 6-pyruvoyl tetrahydrobiopterin synthase-like, whose product MNNVEMQSKGRVVYVSKTESFSACHRLHCPSLSDEENLAIFGKCNNPNGHGHNYKAEVILKGKVDPITGMVINLTDLKQYMKTAIMDPLDHKNIDKDVPYFKGIVSTSENIAIFIWDQMKMQLPDPELLYEVKLHETDKNIVYYRGE is encoded by the exons ATGAATAACGTTGAGATGCAGTCAAAAGGAAGAGTAGTTTATGTGAGTAAAACGGAATCGTTCAGCGCCTGTCATCGGTTGCACTG TCCTTCCCTGAGTGATGAAGAAAATCTTGCCATATTTGGGAAATGTAACAACCCCAATGGTCATGGTCATAACTACAAAG CCGAAGTCATTCTGAAAGGAAAG GTTGATCCCATAACTGGCATGGTCATAAATCTGACGGATCTGAAACAATACATGAAA ACAGCTATCATGGACCCTCTAGACCACAAGAACATTGACAAGGACGTGCCATATTTTAAGGGAATCGTTAGCACGTCAGAAAACATCGCGATCTTCATCTGGGATCAGATGAAGATGCAGCTGCCTGATCCGGAACTTCTGTACGAGGTGAAACTTCATGAAACAGATAAAAACATTGTGTATTATCGAGGGGAATAG
- the LOC139941471 gene encoding stabilizer of axonemal microtubules 1-like — translation MTRQCICQICTCGRHRCPHKPHNPVSKGPCVLSEYTNKYKPYPGNLMRDSFKPKEQMIQGAGTMADATTHRVDFVPRESVRPPIHQQEPYRKPSGGIDLLTSYTKDYPGRKAEAVKSFRGDHTRHVPSGEFRGNPTYADDFRKWDLPAKDQGKGYHTYVPPSASFDGLSTFARDFQPKKVDVRQSLRPAENTQRSDAPFEDRTSHKVSYIPHAVQARYVREQQPYQKSQQKFDGLTTFQRDFMNKNAARPDNFKPDATPMKSDLPFEDNTTFKSDYKKWDCKPMQSHVPDSYQKPAGDMDLYTTNRLAYQPHQIRPASARRPVSQGRKSDAPFDDRTNYTSDFRKWESMPERRGDPSQRPYEKPEIPFAGTTNYRAQYIPKHAAPAKSMGPDRTARQSSDPFDDRTFYKLDFTAKEAVPCPAVNLPASGFNFTQLDQRGHELWVKNAWSGETERVIKTPQQQISIEQATYA, via the exons ATGACAAGACAATGTATTTGCCAGATCTGCACTTGTGG GCGTCATCGATGTCCCCACAAGCCACACAACCCAGTCAGCAAGGGACCATGTGTCCTATCGGAGTACACCAACAAGTACAAGCCGTATCCGGGCAACCTTATGAGAGACAGCTTCAAACCCAAAGAGCAGATGATCCAAGGGGCTGGAACGATGGCCGACGCTACAACCCATAG AGTTGACTTTGTTCCACGTGAATCGGTGCGTCCCCCCATCCATCAGCAAGAGCCTTACCGCAAACCTAGCGGTGGGATTGATCTGCTGACCTCTTACACTAAGGACTACCCTGGGCGTAAAGCTGAAGCGGTCAAGAGCTTCCGTGGTGACCACACCAGGCACGTACCGTCGGGAGAATTCAGGGGGAATCCTACCTATGCTG ATGACTTTCGTAAGTGGGATCTACCAGCCAAAGACCAAGGTAAGGGGTACCACACCTATGTTCCTCCGTCTGCCTCCTTTGATGGCCTGTCAACATTCGCCAGGGATTTTCAACCCAAGAAGGTTGATGTCCGCCAGAGCCTGCGACCCGCAGAAAATACCCAGCGATCCGATGCACCATTTGAAGATAGGACAAGCCACAAGGTCTCCTACATCCCCCACGCCGTACAAGCAAGGTATGTTCGCGAACAGCAACCATATCAAAAGAGTCAGCAGAAGTTTGACGGTCTGACGACGTTCCAGCGGGACTTCATGAATAAGAATGCCGCACGGCCGGACAACTTCAAGCCAGACGCCACCCCAATGAAGTCGGACCTACCCTTTGAAGACAACACTACCTTCAAATCTGATTACAAGAAGTGGGATTGTAAGCCGATGCAGTCTCACGTACCAGATTCCTACCAGAAACCGGCCGGTGATATGGATCTGTACACAACCAACAGGCTTGCGTACCAACCCCACCAGATCAGGCCCGCTTCAGCGCGCCGTCCAGTCTCACAAGGCCGCAAAAGCGACGCCCCCTTCGACGATCGAACCAACTACACCTCAGATTTCCGTAAATGGGAGAGTATGCCTGAGCGTCGTGGCGACCCATCCCAGCGACCGTACGAGAAGCCTGAAATCCCATTCGCAGGCACAACCAATTACAGGGCGCAGTACATACCGAAGCATGCAGCGCCAGCCAAGAGTATGGGTCCTGATCGCACAGCGCGCCAGAGCAGCGATCCATTCGATGATCGCACATTCTATAAATTGGACTTCACCGCAAAGGAAGCTGTGCCATGCCCTGCAGTCAATCTACCTGCCAGTGGGTTTAACTTCACTCAGCTAGACCAACGAGGACACGAGTTATGGGTCAAGAATGCCTGGTCAGGGGAAACAGAGCGAGTTATAAAAACACCACAGCAACAGATAAGTATAGAGCAGGCGACATATGCTTGA
- the LOC139941729 gene encoding monomeric sarcosine oxidase-like, whose amino-acid sequence MSTTSVFDVCVVGAGLWGSAAAKYCSERDGISVCLVGPSEPKTQQDRLSSRVFGAHHDEGRIYRTADPIFEWGELARRSVEKYRDIELTTGLSFHEEVGCMFVTVKGSNYHNRTSEFAKKNDVHIKDISHAEALHRIEFMSLDMLTSKHGEEGVVTLLQETEAGHMNPRQLLAAQLQIARSRGCEVVNDVVNHVIDHEDEDIIELVTDSNRVIKARRVLLCTGAYTAVGGLLPRGQVLDLKLTKQQVVFIEVSEKDRKRLSGMPVVILHEDRDYGRDGYILPPIQYTNGKYYLKIGHHTVGEEELSSNEEMVAWFRSQGTSETEIRLSRNIRQLFPELVPLSTHSETCVTVTTPTRKLYCDMVTPRLGVLVGGNGWGAKSSDEIGRMGAGMILSGSWDHDMPQDVFKAMWKES is encoded by the exons ATGTCTACAACCAGCGTGTTTGATGTGTGCGTTGTCGGTGCCGGGCTGTGGGGCAGTGCGGCTGCCAAGTATTGCTCAGAGCGGGATGGTATCTCCGTATGTCTGGTAGGCCCCAGTGAACCAAAGACACAACAG GATCGACTAAGTAGCCGCGTCTTCGGTGCCCACCACGACGAGGGACGCATTTATAGAACAGCAGATCCAATCTTTGAGTGGGGGGAACTTGCCCGTCGATCAGTTGAAAAATACAGAGACATCGAGCTAACTACAG GTCTAAGTTTCCATGAGGAAGTTGGTTGCATGTTTGTGACAGTGAAAGGAAGCAACTATCACAATCGAACTAGCGAATTTGCGAAGAAGAACGATGTGCATATTAAAGACATCAGCCATGCAGAAGCTTTACATCGTATTGAGTTTATGAGCCTGGACATGTTAACTTCAAAACATGGCGAGGAAGGCGTTGTGACGTTGCTTCAGGAGACAGAAGCTGGCCACATGAACCCGCGACAACTTCTCGCTGCTCAGTTGCAAATTGCCCGTAGTCGAGGATGTGAGGTAGTAAATGACGTAGTCAATCACGTGATAGACCACGAAGATGAGGACATCATTGAGCTTGTTACAGACAGCAATAGGGTTATCAAAGCTAGGCGTGTCCTGCTCTGTACTGGTGCATACACGGCCGTTGGGGGCTTATTACCACGTGGTCAAGTGCTCGATTTGAAATTGACAAAGCAGCAGGTGGTTTTTATAGAAGTGAGCGAGAAGGACAGAAAAAGATTGAGTGGGATGCCTGTCGTTATTCTTCATGAGGATCGAGACTATGGACGCGATGGGTACATTCTACCACCAATACAGTACACAAACg GTAAATACTACTTGAAAATTGGCCACCATACGGTTGGCGAAGAAGAGCTGTCTTCAAATGAAGAAATGGTAGCCTGGTTCCGCAGCCAGGGCACGTCGGAAACAGAAATCAGACTGAGTAGGAACATCCGTCAGCTATTTCCAG AGCTGGTACCACTATCAACGCATTCTGAGACCTGTGTGACAGTTACTACACCAACGAGGAAGCTGTACTGCGACATGGTTACACCTCGCCTTGGTGTCCTAGTTGGCGGAAACGGATGGGGTGCCAAGTCTTCAGATGAAATAGGCCGTATGGGGGCAGGAATGATACTCAGCGGTTCGTGGGACCACGATATGCCGCAGGATGTTTTTAAAGCGATGTGGAAGGAGTCTTAA